The Bacillus thermozeamaize nucleotide sequence TCCGTCCCGGAACACTTTTCCGGTTTCCCCGGGATTGCCGTAATACCCTTTCGAAATGTTGGGACCGGATACAATCAGTTCCCCGACACTGCCCGCAGGCAGGCGGTTGCCTTCTTCATCCACCACGGCCACTTCAATCCCCGGCAACGGCAATCCCACCGATCCAGGTTTGATCGGTTTCATCGGATCGGTGGCCGTCACGATGGGACCCGCCTCAGACAAGCCGTAACCTTCCAGGATGATACAGCTGAATTTACGCTGAAATCCCTCCGCCAAAGCTCTTGGGAGCGAAGCGGAACCGGATATGCAGACAAAGAAACTGGATGTGTCATATTTGTCCGCATCCGGATGATGATACAACGCGTGAAGCATCGTCGGCACCATGGCGGTATGGGTCACCTTGTATGTTTCAATGGCTTCCAGCACCTTAACGGGATCAAAATGCGGCAGCAGCACGATTTTATCGCCAAGCAGGATCGCGACGTTCATCATCGTGAAACCAAAGGCGTGGGAAAACGGCAACACCCCAAGGCCGACGCGCCCCGTTTTTAATTGCAGGACGCGCGCCGTTTTTGCCGTGGCTTCCGCATTGACGTAAAGGTTGCGGTGGGTCAGCACGACCCCTTTCGGCCGCCCCGTCGTTCCGGCGGTATACAGCAGCGCGGCATCGTCGCCCCCGTCGATGGCCACATCGGGAAGAACGGTCGGCGCTTTCGCCAATCTCTCACGCAACGAGACGGGTGAAACGGATTCCTCCAACGTGAACATCTTCGGAGGAAAGGATAGGCCTTCAGCCGCCTCCCGCACCTTCGGCACAAGGGCTGATGTGGTCAGGACCACCTTCGGGAGGCAATCCTGCAAAATATTGCGAATCTCTTGCACCTGCAACAAGGGCAACAAGGGGACGACAACCGCCCCGCTTTTCATAATCCCCGCAAAGGCGATCACCACTTCGGGGCAGTTCGGCATGATGACCACGACGCGATCGCCCTTTTGCACGCCCAAATCGATCAACGTGTGCGCCAGCTGCGAAGATTGCATATCGCACTGGACGTTTGTATACTCCTGGCCCTCATAAACGAGGATGGGATAAGCGCCGAACTGTTGGATGTTTTGTTGCCAAATTTGGCTGAGGTTCATGATGCGACTCCCCATTTCCTGGCCTCGGTCAATCGCCGATCACTGCGCCGCCGTGTAAGCCGAAAGCACCTCTTGCAGCCGCAGGGCGAGGCCCATGTCTCCCTTGATTTTGAGCCGTCCGCTCATAAAGGCTTCGGTACCATTCAGTTGCCCTTCCACCATCTTTTTAAAATCCTCCGAGTCGAGCGAGAGGGTGCAATCCGGCGTCTCCTGTTCTCCTTCGACGGCGGAACCTTCGTTCGCCCGCAGAATAATCTGATACGTGCCGGGTTCCTCCCCGCCCAAGTTAAACTGATACACCGCTTCGATGCCCTGGGCACGGGCAGGATCTTCCTTCAGAGCCGCATCAATCATTTGAAAAACATCTTTAATCATGGTCATTGGTTTTTTCCTCCTTTTATCCAATATGTGTCGAATCATCACTTTAATCATTTAATTAATAATGATTCAGTAAAAGTATGGATGATGAACACTTCAAATACGATTCCGAAAAATGTAGGGGTTTTCCTTCATTGCATCAGGAAAAAATCCGAACTTCATGGGAGAGCAGCAGGAAAGAACATGGCAGGCAGGAAGGAACACGGCAATAAAAAAGCTGCCCCTGAAAAAGGAGCAGCGCATGGATAACACTATGGGCAACTTTTTCGTGACCGCTGTCAGTGCCCGTTCAGCCGGCAGGTTTGTTTTACGCCTGTTGGCTTCCCGCTTTCACCCAGCGGGCCACCATCAGCGTCCGTTTGGCTTGGTGCTTGACAGCCGCCTCAACATCTTCCACCATCTTGCCATCCTGATTGACCGTCACACTGACACCGTATGGGTTTCCTCCTGCCTGAAATTGGATGGGATCCGTATACCCCGGTGCCACCACAATGGCTCCCCAATGGAACATCGTCGTATACAGGGAAAGAATGGTTTGTTCCTGCCCGCCATGCGAATTCTGTGCGCTGGACATGGCGCTGACCACCTTGTTGGTCAGTTTTCCCTGCGCCCACAGTCCGCCCGCCGTATCCAGAAACTGTTTCATCTGTGACGGCAGGTTGCCAAAGCGGGTCGGAACGCTGAAGATGATCGCATCCGCCCAGTCCAGATCCTCCAGCGTCGCTTCAGGCACATTTTTTGTGGCCTCCGCGTGCGCTTGCCAGGCCGGATTGGCGGCAATCGCTTCCGGGGGTGCCAGTTCCCGCACTTTCCGCACCCGGACTTCGGCCCCTTCCTCTTTTGCCGCCTCGGCCGCCCATTGCGCCAGTTGGTAGTTCGTGCCCGTCGAAGAATAGTAAATCACAGCCAGGTTGATTTGTGACATTTGGTTCGCTCCTTTCTTCATCGCTTTGAATCTGAGATAATCACAATCATATTTTCTTATTTAAATATACACGAATTCGAGATATGTAGGAAAAAATTTGCTGAACCCGTCATTCGGACAAATGCTGCGCATGAAAGCCCAGTTTTTTCAGCATCGCGATCATCGCTTCCTTTTCATTCTCCGTCAGGCCGCCAAAGATCTGTCGGATGGCTTTCTGATGCATGGGAAACACCTCATCCATCCACTGTCTGCCCTGTTCTGTAATCACGGCATAGATCACCCGCCGATCCCTGGGACAGGGCTTGCGCTCCAGGAAACCCTTGCACTCCAGCTTGTCGACCACATAGGTGATGCTGCCGCTGGCCAGCAGGACCTTTTTGCCGATTTGCTGGATCGGCTGCTGCCCTTTGTGATACAGCAATTCCAGAACGGCAAACTCGGTTGGGTTCAGCCCATGCTTTTTGATGTCTTCCATGACCCGATCCGAGATGGCCCGATAGGCCCGTGAGAAGACGACAAACAGTTTAAGCGATCGATCATTCGGCATTCCATGCGCATCAGCCATCCACAGTCATCCTTCAGCAATTATCTCGAATTCAAGGTTTATCCTACCCGATCCGTTTGGCCGTGTCAACTGCCGCAAACACTCATCAAACAAGCGGCCGACCTCAATCGCTCGATATCCATCATCAGCAAGCCGCATGGACCACGGCCTCCTTTCAAAACGCACAGAAGGCCAGCATGTGATCCCAGAAGATCATCATGTCCGCTATCCCCAAGAGAATGAAAAAAACTCCCGCCACCTGCTGCACCCAACGGCCTACTTGACGCGCCTTCCGGATCGGCAACCGGTGCCGCCCCACGCCATAGGAAATGCCGAGAAAGAGCAGGAGAGGCAAAGCCGTCCCAACGGCGAAAAGCGGCGGCAACATCAGGCCATACTCCACATCCATCGTCAAGGGCATCAGCAAGCCGAAGAAGAGCCAGAACATCGTCGGGCAAAAGCCCAGGCTGAAGGCCACCCCCATCAGAAAAGCGCCTGAATTTCCTCCCCACTTCCTGGCACACTGATTCAATGCGGCAGAGAACCGCGCTCCCACACCAGGGAGCCTGATCCAACCCAGGAGAAAGATGCCGATCAGGATGAGCAGCGGCCCCAGCAACATGCGGGCACAGCCCAAAACGGGAGCCGTCTCCACTGAAAAGTTCCGCCCCATGCGGTAAAAGAGCAGTCCCAGCGACGTATACACGGTCATCTTGCCGACCAAGTACCAGATCATTTCCCGCCAGGAAACATGACTGTTTTGCATCTGGCGGTTGCCAAAATAGGTCATTGCCCCCACGCTTGCCGAGAGCTGGCAAGGAGCCATCGCGCCAATCAAACCGAGAAGAAGAGCGGAAAACAGCGCCACGTTGCTCCTTTCGTTCAGGGTAAAGACCGGCTGGCTCACCCAGGCACTGAACTGCGACAACAAAAGATACAACAACCTCCCACCCCCATCTATCCGCATGCTGCGACGCCATCATGTTTTCCCAGACATGCCCATATACATGTACAGCAAATCGTCCAACCCAGAATGTCCAACCGGCCAAGGATTGGACAGCCTGGAAAGGATAAAGGAACAGAGGGATGACAGATGGCTATGCTCATCACCATTTTCTACATCGCCATTGGCATCGGATTCCTCATCCCCGCCCTCGATGCCAAACGTGGGCTTCATCAGGATCATTCTATGATCTTTACCATGTCCTTTAGTATGGCCTGGGGGCTTGGTTTCGGCAGTGTGACGGCATTCTGGTTCCCCGCTTTTTTTCAAGGGGCGCATACCGGCATGTACATCGGAGCCCTGGTCGGCTTGCTGGCCGGATTGCGCCAAGGCATCCCCCAGATACTCAACGGCATCCTCTCCGGGCTGATGGGCGGCATGATGGGGGCGATGCTGGTCTACATGGTCCCGCCGCACCTGCACCTGGCGACGGTGTGCTGGTTGTCCCTGTTTAACGGGGTGGTCCTTTTGCTCCTCGCGCTTGCGTGGCGCAAGCCTTCCTGAGCCAAGGAACCGCTTTGCCGGGAAGCAAAATGTTTGTCAAAATGAAAGTTATCCTGCCCCTGCTTCGTCTATGGGTGGTGAAGGTAGAGGGAGAGGAAAGGAGCGTGCCATGCGTTCGGATGAACAACTGATCCAATTAACCTTACAGGGGGAACAAAAAGCTTTTGAGGAACTGATCACGCGTTATTATCGGCACCTCTACCTTTCCATCCTGCGGATTGTCCGCAAGGACAAAGAGGCGGAAGACGTCTTGCAGGAAACACTGTGGCAAATTTATCGCTCCCTTCCAACCTATCGTTCCGAAGGATTCAAGACTTGGATCACGCGGATTGCCGTCAACAAGGCGATCGACTGGAACCGCAAGCAGCGGCGCCAGACAAAACAGGAAAAGGCCGGTTCGGCGGAAGAGGCGGAAATGATCCTCAGCCGAACACAGCCTGACCAGCCGGTGGAGGAAGCGCTGATCCGGGAAGAGGAAAAAGCGGCGATCGCCGCCATTCTGGAGGAGTTGCCGGACAAATACCGTTCCGTGCTCTACCGCTACTATATCGAAGATCAATCCTATCAGGAGATTGCAGAAGCGGAAGCCCTGCCTGTCAACACGGTGGCTGCCCGGCTGCACCGGGCCAAACGCCTGTTCCGCACACGATGGGAGGAGCGGATACGCCATGATTGAACACATGTCATGCCCATACACGCTCGATAACTGGCAAGCTTACGTGGCCGACCGGCTTCCAGAAGCTCTGCGCGAGCAGATGGAGGAACACCTGTATACTTGCTACGACTGCCTCCTGAAATATGAACAGGCCATCGACAGGGAATCCGTGGATACCCTGCCGCTCCCGGAACTTGGCTCCCTCCTGCAAACATGGCCTACGCATCCTTTCTCCGCCAGGCCGCATGCAGGTCCTGCGCCTGCGCCTGTTGCCTCCCGCAAAACCGGCGCACGTTCCTGGAACGCCGCCCGTAAGGCCTGGTTCCACTACATGGTGGCCGCCTCCATCACCCTGTTTTTGACCGCTTCCGGCGCCATTCATTGGATCGGCGAGAACCTGTTTATGCCCATGACGCAAGCTCGTCTGCCGGAATCCGGCATCCACCAGACTTTAGACGACACCCTGAACCGCTGGATCGACTCATCCAGCACATGGATGCGCTCCCTGCTGCCCCCTGAACCTGGAGCACATTCGGACAACCACCAAGCGAGGTGAAGCTCGTGCGAAAAAAGAACACCTTTTTGACCTTTCTGCTCTCCGCCATCCCCGGCGTAGGACACCTGTACCTCGGACTGATGAGCAGGGGGATGCAGCTGTTGACCGCCTTTTTCGGTGTCTTCTTCCTGACATTTCTGTTCCGCAACGAACTGTTCCTGTTCGCCGTGCCGCTGATTTTCTTCTTCAGTCTCTTTGACGCCCTGCAAATGGCGCAACACATCAACGACGGGCAGGAGGTGGAAGACAAGCCGGCACTCCCCTGGAAAACGCTGGGCATCAAGCGTCATTGGATCGGGTACGGCCTGATCTTCCTGGGGGCATATCTCATCTTCTACAATGTCTTGGCTCCGATCGTGGATCAATTTCTCTATATCGGCTGGTACGCCATCTCCCGCTACGTGGAAACCTTTTTCGTCTCCATCCTGCTCATTTTCTTTGGTTTGCGGATGATTCAGGGGAATCGATTGCCAGATCGTCAGGATGAGAACCAAGCCGGGGAACGGAAAGCAGGGCAAGAGAACGCAAGCGTCCATGAAATGGCGAAAAAGGAGAGAGAAGACGGATGAAAACCTGGCGAGTGGGCAGTTTTTCGATGGGGTTGAGTCTGATGCTTGCGGGATTGGGGATGATCTGGAGCCTGTTCACCCAGGCGGTCATTCCCCCATGGCTGCTCAAGTGGTGGCCGCTCATCCTGATCCTTCTCGGCATCGAGATTGTAGCCGCCAACTTCATCCGTCCGGAACGCTTCCGTTACGATGGGTTCAGCATCTTCATTGTCCTGGCGATGCTCATCGCAGGCGGCGGCTTGTACATGGTGCAGGCCAGCGGCATCCTGGAAAGAGGAAGGCAACTGCTCACCTACCAGCAATATCCCTTTCAACATCGGCAGGAGATTTCCCTGGAGGACGGGACAACCCTGTTGCGGATCAAAAGCCCCGGACCACAGGCCACTTTGATCCCGTACGAAGGAAAAGAAATCGTCCTTTTAAGCAGCGGTTCCATCACCGCCGGATCCAAGGAAGAAGCAGAGGAGGCTACGGGCGGTCTGTATACGGCGGAACGGGTCGGCGGCCAGCTAAACCTGACCCTGCACCAACTTCCTCAGCCCTCCGCTTTCCGGCACTCGGATGACAGACATGAAGTCACCCTTTACGTGCCCCGTTCTCTCCCGCTCATCCTGGAACAAGATGTCGGGCGGATTGACATACAGGCTGAGGAAATGCGGGCCAACTGGACCATCGAAGGAGAAAGCCGCGTCTTCCTGACCGCCGGCAGGAATGCCGACTTCACGCTGCTCCACCTGCAACCGGTGACCCTTTCCCCGCCGGGATCGGAAGAGAAGGAAGTGAATGCCACTCCGGTGGTGCCACAAGCGCAAAAGCGCCTTTTTGGCAAAGGCACGTATACCCTGACCGTTCGTTCATCCTCACCGGTGGAGTTCGTCGGTCCTTGACGCCAACGGTCTCGTTTCCTCGTGTGCTCTGGCCGGCGCTCTCATGCCGTAAGCCAGTGCCAATCCCAAACTCAACATCAGAATGGTAAACAGGTAGGCGCTTGGAAATCCCATCACATGGTCGATAAACCAGCCGCCCAACCCCGGACCAACAAGCTGGCCCACGGAAAAGAAGATCGTCACATATCCCAGGGCCACGGGAACGAGTACCGGCGGTACCTGCTCGGAGGCAGAGGCCTGAATCAAGGCGGGGATCGCCGCAATCGTGCTTCCGGACAACAGCTGCGACAGGAAAAATCCCAGCAATTTGGGGTAAAGCACCGGAATCAGCAGCGCCACCATGACCGTCGCAAAGGCGGCCACCAGCGTCCGCTGCCGGCCGATGCGATCGGAAACCCACCCCCAGACCGGTGAACTGGCCAGCGACAGCACACCGCCCATCGCGGTGAGCATCCCTGCAGTGGTGGAGGCGATCTGTTGGGCCAGCATATAACTCATCTGAAAGGTGGAGGGAACCAGGTAGGCAATGCCAAAACTGAAATACATGCCGGCCACCCGGAGCACCCCCGGATTCCTGTACACCTGTTCGGAAATAGACAGGCCGCCGGAGCGCGCGGCGGCGGAAGCGGCAGACGGCGGGTTTCGCAGCAACCAGACCGCCAGCAGGAAGACAAGCAGCGCAGCGGCGGCAAATCCCCTCCACACCCAGCGCCATCCATCTGCCACCCCGGTACTCACCGCCGGCACGATTAAACCGGACAGCACCATCGCCAGGCCGGTACCGCTCATCAAAAACCCGGCCGCAAGCCCGCGCCGCTCGGGAAACCAACCCACCATCAGCGACAGGGCTGGCGTAAACACCATCCCGCTGCCCACGCCGGCCCCAAACATGGCAACCATCGCAACACCATAGCCGTTGGATGATGACAAACCAAACATGCTCAATACAAGCAGACTGCATCCCAGCACAACGGTCTGTTTGTTCCCCCACCGCGCCGCCAGCCACCCGGCCAACAGCACCGTCGCCAGATACCCCAGTGACGTGATGGTTCCGAGAAATCCCGCCTGCGCATAGCTCAAGCGAAGGCCTTCCTGCATGAAAGGCATGACCACCCCGTAGGACAACCGGCCAAACCCCAGCGAGATCAGTACCAGCAACAGCCCCACCAGCATATACGCCCAGAACATCTTCGCATTGACACGGTCCTCCATCCTGCATACTCCCTTCCTTGCTTCTAAAAGGCTTCCATGAGCTTTCATTACTTATTACTAAACATTATATCAAATCCAATTTTACCATTTCATCGAAATATTTTACACAAAAATGTTCTGTCAGTCGTATCACTTTTATTTATTGATTGAAGTTTTTCAAAAAATGGATTAAGATAAAATTGGGAGAATAAGTATTTATGAATGAGAAATAAATAGATAAAACAGTTTACGGTTGCATATCGGGGATGATTTTGCAATTTTTTCAAGGGAGAGGATATTCATGAGAGCAGCGCAAATTGTAGAGCACCAAAAGCCTCTGCGCGTCGGTGAGGTGCCCGATCCGACGCCGGGACCAAAAGACGTCATCGTCCGCGTCGAAGCCAGCGGCATCTGCCGGAGCGACTGGCACGCCTGGATGGGAGACTGGGCCTGGCTCGGCCTGAAACCTGAACTTCCGATCATTCCGGGACACGAATTTGGCGGCGTGGTGGAAGCCGTTGGAGCCGAGGTGAAAAACTTCAAACCGGGCGATCGGGTCACCGCTCCTTTCCATGAAGGTTGTTCCCACTGCCCGAACTGCCGGAGCGGCCATTCGAACCGCTGTGACAACATTGCCATATTCGGATTTCGCTACGACGGATCCTATGCGGAATACGTCTGCGTGCGCAATGGCGACTTCAACCTGATCAAGTTGCCGGATGAAGTGGACACCTTGACCGCCGCGGCGATTGGCTGCCGCTACATGACGGGCTATCATGGCGTGATCCGGGCCAACCTTGCCCCGGGGAACTGGCTGGTCGTACACGGAGCCGGCGGTGTGGGCCTGTCCGCGATCCAGGTCGGCACGGCCATCGGCGCCCTGGTGATCGCCGTGGACATCGACGAGGCCAAGCTGGAGAAAGCGAGGCAGGAAGGGGCGGTGGCAACGATCAACGCCCGCAAGGAAAACGTGGTGGAAGCCGTGAAGGAAATCACCAAGGGCGGGGCGCACGCTTCCATCGAGGCGCTCGGGATTCGCGAAACCATCCTCAACTCCGTCTTGTGCCTGCGAAAGGGCGGACGTCATGTCCAGATCGGCCTGACAACATCGGAAGAAGGCGGCTTTGTCGTCCTGCCCATTGATGCGGTGACCGCCCAGGAACTGGAAATCGTGGGCAGCATCGGCAACCCGCACACCGAATACGACGGCCTGCTTGCCCTGATCGCTCAGGGCAAGCTGAATCCAAAATCGCTGGTCTCCCGTGAGGTGTCGCTGGATGAAGCCAGCAACGTTCTGCAGGAGATGACCGATTACAAAACCTTGGGCTTTAACGTCATCACGAAGTTTAAATAACCAGGCATTCCATTTGGTCCATTCCATTTGCCGAACAACCAACAATGGGGCTGTCCCCTCGCTTCAGCGAGCGTTGGGACAGCCCTTTCATCGTGCTTCGGCATCCATAAGGCGGATGTTGTTGGGTGTCAAAACCCTGTCGGCCAGTGGGCCAGCAGCCTTTGGCCCTTCGATCCGCGTTTCGCCAAGACGTACTCCAGCGTCTGGCAGAGCCACTTCCGCGTCTCCCTGGGATCGATCACGTCATCAATCAGATGTTTTCCGGCCGCCTTGTACGGGGAACTGTCAAAGGACCATCGCTCCAGCAGCCGCTTTCGCTCCTCCTCGCGGTTTTCCACTTGTTCCAGGTACCGTCCGTACACCACATTGATGCCCACCTCCGGGCCGGTAAAATTGATCTCGGCGCTCGGCCAGGCCACGACCAGCTCTCCCCCCATGCCGGGACCGCACATGTTGCTGTACGCGGCGCCGATGCTTTTGCGGATCACCACCGACAATTTGGGCACCGTGGACCAGGCCAGCGCCTGATTCCAAACCATGATTTTGGTGGCGATTTTTGCCCGTTCCGCGGTGCTGCCGACGCGAAAACCGGGAATGTCGTGCAGGAAAATCATGGGAATGTGGTAGGAATCGCAAAGACAGATAAACTCCGTCGCCTTGTCACACTCATCCGCACCGGCCGCGCCGGCGTTGAACAGGGGCTGGTTGGCGATGATGCCCACCACGCGCCCGCCCAGGCTGGCCAAACCGGTGATGAGCGCCCGCCCGAACAGGGGCTTCAGCTCGAAAAAATACCCGTCATCGACGATGGTCTGGATCAGGCGCCGCATGTCATAGGCGCGGTTGCGCTTCGTTGGGACGATACGCAGCACCTCGTCCACCCTGCGCCAGGGATCGTCTTCCGTCTCCTGAACGGGCGGTTCCTCCCCGGCATGGGAGGGCATGAATCGGAAAAACCGCTTCATCAGCTCAATACACTCTTCTTCCGTATCGGCGGCCTGATCAATCTGGCCCGTCAACTCGGCGTGAATCCGCCAGCCTCCCAGTTCCTCTTCATCGATTTTCTCACCGGTGGCCACTTCCAGCATCCGGGGCCCGGCCACCGCCATGCAGGTTCCCTTCAGCTGAACGGTAAAGTCGGAGGAAAC carries:
- a CDS encoding long-chain fatty acid--CoA ligase; protein product: MNLSQIWQQNIQQFGAYPILVYEGQEYTNVQCDMQSSQLAHTLIDLGVQKGDRVVVIMPNCPEVVIAFAGIMKSGAVVVPLLPLLQVQEIRNILQDCLPKVVLTTSALVPKVREAAEGLSFPPKMFTLEESVSPVSLRERLAKAPTVLPDVAIDGGDDAALLYTAGTTGRPKGVVLTHRNLYVNAEATAKTARVLQLKTGRVGLGVLPFSHAFGFTMMNVAILLGDKIVLLPHFDPVKVLEAIETYKVTHTAMVPTMLHALYHHPDADKYDTSSFFVCISGSASLPRALAEGFQRKFSCIILEGYGLSEAGPIVTATDPMKPIKPGSVGLPLPGIEVAVVDEEGNRLPAGSVGELIVSGPNISKGYYGNPGETGKVFRDGWLYTGDMARIDEDGYVFIVDRKKDVIIRGGLNIYPRDLEELLMSHPDVIDAGVVGVPSEKMGEEVAAYVVKRPGSQVSAEALIQYCQERLAKYKTPRFLKIVGHLPKNHIGKTDKKLLREWAKEFDTAS
- a CDS encoding sterol-binding protein, which codes for MTMIKDVFQMIDAALKEDPARAQGIEAVYQFNLGGEEPGTYQIILRANEGSAVEGEQETPDCTLSLDSEDFKKMVEGQLNGTEAFMSGRLKIKGDMGLALRLQEVLSAYTAAQ
- a CDS encoding NAD(P)H:quinone oxidoreductase, type IV; this encodes MSQINLAVIYYSSTGTNYQLAQWAAEAAKEEGAEVRVRKVRELAPPEAIAANPAWQAHAEATKNVPEATLEDLDWADAIIFSVPTRFGNLPSQMKQFLDTAGGLWAQGKLTNKVVSAMSSAQNSHGGQEQTILSLYTTMFHWGAIVVAPGYTDPIQFQAGGNPYGVSVTVNQDGKMVEDVEAAVKHQAKRTLMVARWVKAGSQQA
- a CDS encoding transcriptional regulator, coding for MPNDRSLKLFVVFSRAYRAISDRVMEDIKKHGLNPTEFAVLELLYHKGQQPIQQIGKKVLLASGSITYVVDKLECKGFLERKPCPRDRRVIYAVITEQGRQWMDEVFPMHQKAIRQIFGGLTENEKEAMIAMLKKLGFHAQHLSE
- a CDS encoding alcohol dehydrogenase, producing MRAAQIVEHQKPLRVGEVPDPTPGPKDVIVRVEASGICRSDWHAWMGDWAWLGLKPELPIIPGHEFGGVVEAVGAEVKNFKPGDRVTAPFHEGCSHCPNCRSGHSNRCDNIAIFGFRYDGSYAEYVCVRNGDFNLIKLPDEVDTLTAAAIGCRYMTGYHGVIRANLAPGNWLVVHGAGGVGLSAIQVGTAIGALVIAVDIDEAKLEKARQEGAVATINARKENVVEAVKEITKGGAHASIEALGIRETILNSVLCLRKGGRHVQIGLTTSEEGGFVVLPIDAVTAQELEIVGSIGNPHTEYDGLLALIAQGKLNPKSLVSREVSLDEASNVLQEMTDYKTLGFNVITKFK
- a CDS encoding methylmalonyl-CoA decarboxylase, whose protein sequence is MEEQTWEQLLEAWQRRRAVAELMGGAEKIARQHEKGLRTARERIEMLVDPGTFVEFGAFNHPDVPGMEASHFGDGMICGLGKVDGRPAVIEAADKTVFAATGSSVNGRKKRAMHDFAVRNGLPLFHLMEGGGLRMPDGMGSDGISDKMMPLYMLRHKRRVPFLTAILGDSYGSPTWHAVSSDFTVQLKGTCMAVAGPRMLEVATGEKIDEEELGGWRIHAELTGQIDQAADTEEECIELMKRFFRFMPSHAGEEPPVQETEDDPWRRVDEVLRIVPTKRNRAYDMRRLIQTIVDDGYFFELKPLFGRALITGLASLGGRVVGIIANQPLFNAGAAGADECDKATEFICLCDSYHIPMIFLHDIPGFRVGSTAERAKIATKIMVWNQALAWSTVPKLSVVIRKSIGAAYSNMCGPGMGGELVVAWPSAEINFTGPEVGINVVYGRYLEQVENREEERKRLLERWSFDSSPYKAAGKHLIDDVIDPRETRKWLCQTLEYVLAKRGSKGQRLLAHWPTGF